The Paenibacillus sp. FSL R7-0204 genome includes a region encoding these proteins:
- the helD gene encoding RNA polymerase recycling motor HelD, producing the protein MEKVSSWEQEQEWLEQVKEKLKSGIANLEPEVGQLKEQATDIRRRFWEEVTVNTSTEEDFEESFFTITQQDAVLSERERSHARKLRQWKNMQRLLPSPYFGRIDFHEEGQKETEQVYIGVSSFIEEDGLSFIVYDWRTPIASLYYDYPPGHAAFDTPGGWITGTMELKRQYQIRDGQLQHLFDSSVTIGDELLQQVLGKGADSQMKSIVATIQAEQNAIIRNDTSRMLIVQGAAGSGKTSAALQRVAYLLYKHRERLTADQIVLFSPNPMFNSYVSTVLPELGEENMQQTTFQEYLETWLGQDYRIEDSFDQMEYVLTAQQEEGYEARLKGVGYKASEAFLRALQGYAQWLKLEGMLFKDIRFRDRVLISGELIKSKLYSFDPSIRLPNRITLVQKWLLEELTRLQKLEQGASWVEEEMNYLDNDQYAEVYRMLHRERGVFDFAEKYLRLQELLVHKREQDESDFDFAEREEELLAQMIVKEQFRPLRRGIRKFNFIDMAGLYRQLFSDETAYREMTGEAEVPELWPEICAQTREMLDSGTLWYEDATPYLYLKELIEGVRTNTQVRHIFVDEGQDYSMFQYEFLKKLFPRARMTVLGDFGQAIFTQATNLYGSSSPLLKLYGEEETSQFLLVRSYRSTFEIVEFTKRLLPGGEAIVAFERRGRKPVLAKLDNRELKAERIVKDLAELQAEGYSSIAVITKTAAESREAYECLTAQGGALELRLITKNTPTFEKGIQVIPAYLAKGVEFDAVLIYDASPQTYQRESERKLFYTACTRAMHRLQLYTAGEWTPFVGEVDGALYEQTVATL; encoded by the coding sequence ATGGAGAAGGTAAGCAGCTGGGAGCAGGAGCAGGAGTGGCTGGAGCAGGTCAAAGAGAAGCTGAAATCGGGGATCGCAAACCTGGAGCCAGAGGTTGGCCAGCTGAAGGAGCAGGCCACAGACATCCGCCGGAGATTTTGGGAAGAGGTTACGGTCAATACGAGTACGGAGGAGGATTTCGAAGAGAGCTTCTTCACCATTACCCAGCAGGACGCAGTCCTGTCAGAACGGGAACGCAGTCATGCGCGGAAGCTGCGGCAATGGAAGAATATGCAGCGGCTGCTGCCGTCGCCTTATTTTGGCCGGATTGATTTTCACGAGGAAGGGCAGAAGGAGACGGAACAGGTCTATATCGGAGTGTCCTCCTTCATCGAAGAGGATGGTCTGAGCTTCATTGTCTATGACTGGCGTACCCCGATAGCGAGCCTGTATTATGACTATCCGCCGGGACACGCGGCCTTCGACACACCGGGAGGATGGATCACCGGCACGATGGAACTGAAGCGGCAGTACCAGATCCGTGACGGTCAGCTTCAGCATTTGTTCGATTCGAGCGTTACCATCGGAGATGAATTGCTCCAGCAGGTGCTTGGCAAAGGCGCAGATTCACAAATGAAAAGCATCGTCGCTACGATTCAAGCCGAGCAGAACGCGATTATCCGTAACGATACCAGCCGGATGCTTATTGTGCAGGGAGCGGCGGGCAGCGGCAAAACCTCGGCAGCGCTCCAGCGCGTAGCCTACCTGCTGTACAAACACCGCGAGCGGCTTACGGCGGATCAGATTGTGTTATTTTCCCCTAACCCGATGTTCAATAGCTATGTATCTACCGTTCTTCCGGAGCTGGGTGAAGAGAATATGCAGCAGACGACCTTTCAGGAATATCTGGAAACGTGGCTGGGTCAGGATTACCGGATTGAAGATTCGTTCGATCAGATGGAATACGTGCTTACCGCTCAGCAGGAAGAGGGGTATGAAGCCCGTCTCAAGGGAGTCGGATATAAGGCGTCGGAAGCCTTCCTCCGGGCACTTCAGGGTTATGCGCAGTGGCTGAAGCTGGAGGGAATGCTGTTCAAGGACATTCGCTTCCGGGACCGCGTGTTAATCTCGGGGGAGCTAATCAAGAGCAAGCTATACAGCTTTGATCCTTCGATTCGTCTGCCTAACCGGATTACGCTGGTGCAGAAATGGCTGCTCGAAGAGCTGACCAGACTGCAAAAGCTGGAGCAGGGAGCCTCCTGGGTAGAGGAAGAGATGAATTACCTCGACAATGACCAATACGCTGAAGTATACCGGATGCTGCACAGGGAACGGGGCGTGTTTGATTTTGCCGAGAAATACCTCCGCCTTCAGGAATTGCTGGTCCACAAGCGCGAGCAGGATGAGAGTGACTTTGATTTCGCCGAACGGGAGGAAGAGCTGCTGGCCCAGATGATCGTGAAGGAGCAGTTCAGACCGCTGAGACGGGGGATCAGGAAGTTCAACTTTATCGACATGGCCGGGCTCTACCGTCAATTGTTCAGTGATGAAACGGCCTACAGGGAAATGACGGGTGAAGCGGAGGTGCCGGAGCTATGGCCGGAGATCTGTGCGCAGACCCGGGAGATGCTGGATAGCGGGACACTCTGGTATGAAGATGCGACCCCGTATTTGTATTTAAAAGAGCTAATCGAAGGTGTGCGGACGAATACGCAGGTGCGGCATATTTTTGTGGATGAAGGCCAGGATTATTCCATGTTCCAGTATGAGTTCCTCAAAAAGCTGTTTCCGCGTGCCCGTATGACGGTGCTGGGAGACTTCGGCCAGGCGATCTTCACGCAGGCGACGAATCTGTATGGAAGCAGCTCGCCGCTGCTGAAGCTCTATGGAGAAGAAGAGACTAGCCAGTTCCTGCTGGTCCGCAGCTACCGCTCGACCTTTGAGATTGTGGAGTTTACGAAGCGGCTGCTGCCCGGCGGCGAGGCGATTGTGGCTTTTGAACGGAGGGGCCGGAAGCCGGTATTAGCTAAACTGGACAATCGTGAGTTGAAGGCAGAGCGCATCGTGAAAGATCTCGCGGAGCTTCAGGCTGAAGGCTATAGCTCCATCGCTGTGATTACGAAGACGGCCGCAGAGAGCAGAGAAGCTTATGAGTGCCTGACTGCCCAAGGTGGCGCCCTGGAGCTGAGGCTGATTACGAAGAATACGCCAACTTTTGAAAAAGGAATACAGGTGATCCCCGCTTATCTTGCCAAAGGCGTGGAGTTCGATGCCGTACTGATCTACGACGCGTCCCCGCAGACGTATCAAAGGGAGAGCGAGAGGAAGCTTTTTTATACGGCATGTACTCGGGCTATGCACCGGCTGCAGTTGTATACTGCGGGGGAGTGGACGCCGTTTGTCGGTGAGGTAGATGGGGCGTTGTATGAGCAGACAGTAGCTACGCTATAG
- a CDS encoding flavin reductase family protein, with translation MIPIDPQQGTERDNYKLLVGTIIPRPIAFVTTLSEDGVLNGAPFSYFNIVSSNPPMISLSIQHAGGRSKDTARNIKQMKEFVVHIVDVQNVGQVNMTAAPLPPDKSEVTLAGMTPVDSLRIKVPGIQEAKVRMECVLEHSLELPNNDLLIGRIVQFHLDEAIYGQGRINPVALGAVSRLAGNSYAGIGEIFELERPV, from the coding sequence ATGATCCCTATTGATCCGCAGCAGGGCACCGAACGGGATAATTATAAGCTTCTGGTTGGGACGATTATCCCGCGTCCGATTGCTTTTGTAACCACCTTGTCGGAGGATGGGGTCTTGAATGGTGCGCCATTCAGTTATTTCAATATCGTATCCTCCAACCCGCCGATGATCTCCCTCTCTATTCAGCATGCCGGGGGGCGGTCCAAGGATACTGCACGCAACATCAAGCAAATGAAGGAGTTTGTAGTTCATATTGTGGATGTGCAGAATGTCGGACAAGTGAATATGACGGCTGCGCCGTTGCCGCCTGATAAGAGCGAGGTCACCTTAGCCGGAATGACGCCTGTAGATAGTCTGCGCATTAAGGTTCCCGGCATTCAGGAAGCGAAGGTGCGGATGGAATGTGTCCTTGAGCATAGTCTTGAATTGCCTAACAATGATCTGTTGATTGGCAGGATCGTGCAGTTTCATCTGGACGAGGCGATCTACGGGCAGGGGAGAATTAATCCGGTGGCATTAGGGGCGGTCAGCCGTCTGGCCGGGAATAGCTATGCGGGGATTGGGGAGATTTTTGAGCTTGAGCGGCCTGTGTAA
- a CDS encoding ring-cleaving dioxygenase, translated as MNKQTMGIHHITAIVGHPQENMDFYAGVLGLRLVKQTVNFDDPGTYHFYFGNDGGKPGTIITFFPWADAYQGKIGGGQVGVTSYVIPAQAMAFWRERLTAFKVAYTEMERFGELYLEFDDPHGLHLELVEREAGERNEWTFSGVTPEVAIKGFGGATLLSTQPEQTAELLEKVMGLTFEGQEGDVARYRSAADLGNVVELKVTAVPRGEMGVGTVHHIAWRAKDDQDQLEWQDYVHDNGYGVTPVQDRNYFNAIYFREHGEILFEIATDPPGFAHDETPETMGTSLMLPEQYEPHRGQIEQVLLPVSVRELD; from the coding sequence ATGAACAAACAAACCATGGGTATTCATCATATCACCGCTATTGTCGGGCATCCGCAGGAGAATATGGACTTTTATGCAGGGGTACTGGGGCTGCGGCTGGTGAAGCAAACGGTCAATTTCGACGATCCGGGAACGTATCACTTCTACTTCGGCAATGATGGCGGGAAGCCGGGAACCATTATTACCTTTTTCCCGTGGGCGGATGCGTATCAGGGTAAGATCGGCGGGGGCCAGGTTGGCGTTACTTCGTATGTGATTCCGGCCCAGGCGATGGCGTTCTGGAGAGAGCGGCTCACGGCGTTCAAGGTGGCTTACACAGAGATGGAGCGGTTCGGGGAGCTGTACCTGGAATTCGATGATCCGCACGGTCTGCATCTGGAGCTGGTGGAACGGGAGGCGGGTGAGCGTAATGAATGGACCTTCAGCGGAGTAACACCGGAGGTGGCAATTAAGGGCTTCGGCGGCGCGACACTGCTGTCCACTCAACCTGAACAAACGGCGGAGCTGCTGGAGAAGGTGATGGGACTTACATTCGAGGGGCAGGAAGGCGATGTCGCCCGCTACCGCTCGGCTGCGGATCTGGGCAATGTGGTTGAGCTGAAGGTAACGGCTGTACCACGGGGTGAAATGGGGGTCGGCACTGTCCATCATATCGCCTGGAGAGCGAAGGATGACCAGGATCAGCTTGAATGGCAGGATTATGTGCATGATAATGGATATGGGGTAACGCCGGTGCAGGACCGGAATTATTTCAACGCCATCTACTTCAGAGAGCATGGGGAGATTCTGTTCGAGATTGCTACCGATCCTCCGGGCTTTGCCCATGACGAGACACCGGAGACGATGGGGACCAGTCTGATGCTGCCGGAACAATACGAGCCGCACAGAGGACAGATTGAACAAGTTCTGCTGCCGGTTTCGGTAAGAGAGCTTGACTAA